One Phocoena sinus isolate mPhoSin1 chromosome 13, mPhoSin1.pri, whole genome shotgun sequence DNA segment encodes these proteins:
- the C13H2orf81 gene encoding LOW QUALITY PROTEIN: uncharacterized protein C2orf81 homolog (The sequence of the model RefSeq protein was modified relative to this genomic sequence to represent the inferred CDS: deleted 5 bases in 3 codons) — MAHEGPRQVRDRGVTRSKVEKARPPTVPVPQVDIVPGRLTEAEWMALTALEEGEEVVGDILADLLARVMDSAFQVYLTQQCIPFTISQAREAMLQITEWRFLARDEGESAVAEDPTWGEDEEPLSCTTDAWAQGSVPVLHALTSVGLEETFQGEVSSAPSYLPAVTAAPAASSISSGPHWTAPTSSLPFLTSHHSPLTHPGAFPQNQENVDQIPLGRSWMDTGSQERMESWERPPELRVTPGPLPTPVLFQETGPRGPLEKLDDQARGHLFAVGSLNASSQPSEEMAPAGSPHRSLELSLVASPQASVERAQPLSSQFSLEDLYYSQPQPYAAGDRPELKEEKVPRIPSVVSVPGPSAGGPTTLSPSGGFQPQQPGRADARPSALHYRMGRKAAMARLDPARLSRHWVRPLAEVLVPDSETAPLEAYRGRQRGEKTEAPAGPQASDPSVRVSPSVFFPIAPGVPFRALGPGPSLQFPTLSLGLPSPGFGSKLPFASPGLRFLATHPARPDVARSSSPRLWPGAKWPSGWEGEGELLGELWAGRTRVPLQGLDPGDGESQDPHKWLHPVPRVLEAKCQVMWKPMLLPEALKLAPDVSVWNPATQVLLSSAEPQKEDKEGGTSPPPTQAPQSPR; from the exons ATGGCGCACGAAGGCCCG AGGCAGGTCCGAGACCGCGGGGTGACCCGATCCAAGGTGGAAAAGGCGCGGCCGCCTACGGTTCCGGTGCCGCAGGTGGACATAGTGCCTGGGCGGCTCACTGAGGCTGAGTGGATGGCGCTCACGGCTCTCGAAGAGGGCGAGGAAGTGGTGGGGGACATCTTGGCTGATCTGCTGGCCCGAGTCATGGACTCTGCCTTTCAAGTCTACCTGACTCAACAG TGCATTCCATTCACCATCAGCCAGGCCCGGGAAGCCATGCTGCAGATCACCGAGTGGCGCTTCCTGGCCAGGGACGAGGGAGAATCTGCAGTGGCAGAGGACCCCACATGGGGCGAGGACGAGGAACCCTTGTCTTGCACGACGGACGCCTGGGCTCAGGGATCCGTGCCCGTGCTACACGCGCTGACCTCGGTGGGGCTGGAGGAGACCTTCCAAGGCGAAGTAAGCTCAGCCCCCAGCTACCTCCCAGCTGTCACCGCCGCCCCGGCCGCGTCTTCGATCTCCTCAGGGCCTCACTGGACTGCTCCAACCTCCTCTCTACCCTTTCTGACGTCTCACCACTCACCCCTCACG CACCCTGGTGCATTTCCCCAGAACCAAGAGAACGTGGACCAGATCCCTTTAGGAAGATCGTGGATGGATACAGGCTCTCAGGAGCGGATGGAATCTTGGGAGCGTCCTCCTGAACTGAGAGTCACCCCGGGCCCCCTACCCACCCCGGTCCTGTTTCAGGAGACAGGGCCCAGGGGTCCTTTAGAGAAACTGGACGACCAGGCGAGGGGCCACCTGTTTGCAGTCGGATCCTTGAACGCGAGCAGCCAACCGTCGGAAGAGATGGCGCCCGCCGGCAGTCCCCACCGTTCTCTGGAGCTGTCCTTGGTAGCCAGCCCTCAGGCCTCTGTCGAGAGGGCACAGCCCCTCAGCTCTCAGTTCTCGCTCGAGGACCTCTACTATTCCCAGCCGCAGCCGTACGCGGCTGGAGACCGGCCGGAGCTCAAGGAGGAGAAGGTGCCCCGCATCCCCTCGGTCGTGTCGGTGCCCGGCCCCTCTGCGGGCGGCCCCACCACGCTCAGCCCCTCCGGGGGGTTCCAGCCGCAGCAGCCCGGGCGCGCCGATGCGCGGCCCAGCGCGCTGCACTACAGAATGGGCCGCAAGGCGGCGATGGCGCGCCTGGACCCAGCGCGGCTGTCGCGCCACTGGGTGCGCCCGCTGGCGGAGGTTCTGGTCCCAGACTCCGAGACG GCCCCCCTGGAAGCCTACCGCGGGCGCCAGCGGGGCGAGAAGACCGAGGCCCCAGCCGGACCGCAAGCCTCCGACCCCAGCGTCCGCGTCTCCCCGTCAGTGTTCTTTCCTATCGCACCTGGCGTTCCTTTCCGAGCCTTGGGACCCGGCCCCAGCCTCCAATTCCCTACTTTAAGTTTAGGCCTACCGTCGCCAGGTTTTGGTTCAAAGCTGCCCTTCGCTAGTCCCGGGCTCCGTTTTCTCGCCACACACCCGGCGCGCCCCGACGTGGCCCGCAGCTCCAGCCCCAGACTATGGCCGGGTGCCAAGTGGCCCAGcggctgggagggggagggcgagTTGCTGGGAGAGCTATGGGCTGGCCGCACCCGCGTACCT CTGCAGGGCCTGGACCCTGGGGACGGGGAGAGCCAGGATCCTCACAAGTGGCTTCATCCCGTGCCCCGAGTTCTCGAGGCCAAGTGCCAGGTGATGTGGAAGCCCATGTTGCTGCCGGAAGCACTGAAGCTGGCTCCTGATGTGAGCGTGTGGAACCCAGCCACCCAGGTGCTGCTAAGCTCTGCTGAACCTCAAAAGGAGGACAAAGAAGGTGGCACCTCTCCTCCACCCACACAGGCGCCCCAGAGCCCCAGGTGA
- the WDR54 gene encoding WD repeat-containing protein 54 isoform X2: protein MFRRERSIPLRGSAAALCNNLSVLQLPVRSLTHFGVVHGPSAQLLSAAPEGVPLAQRQLQAKEGAGVSPPLITQVHWCVLPFRVLLVLTSHRGIQMYESDGSVMVYWHALDAGDASLVQAVFARGIAASGHFICVGMWSGRVLVFDIPAKGPNIVLSEELAGHQTPVTDIATEPAQGQDCVADMVTADDSGLLCVWQSGPEFKLLTRIPGFGVPCPSVQLWQGTIAAGYGNGQVRLYEASTGTLHVQIDAHARAICALDLAPEVGKLLSAAEDTFVHIWKLSRRPEGGYIEVEHCHGECVPDTQVCGARFCDPSGSSFAVTGYDLAEILRFSSM, encoded by the exons ATGTTCCGCCGGGAGCGCTCCATCCCCCTTCGAGGCTCAGCCGCCGCCCTGTGCAACAACCTCAGTGTGCTGCAGCTGCCCGTCCGCAGCCTCACACATTTTGGAGTAGTCCATGGACCCAGCGCCCAGCTTCTCAGCGCTGCTCCTGAGGGTGTGCCCTTGGCCCAGCGCCAACTCCAAGCTAAGGAGGGCGCTGGAGTAAGCCCCCCACTTATCACCCAG GTCCACTGGTGTGTCCTCCCTTTCCGAGTATTGCTGGTACTCACCTCACATCGAGGAATACAA ATGTATGAGTCTGATGGCTCCGTCATGGTCTATTGGCATGCACTGGATGCTGGCGATGCCTCTCTAG TGCAGGCTGTGTTTGCCCGAGGGATTGCTGCCAGTGGCCACTTCATCTGTGTGG GAATGTGGTCGGGCCGGGTACTGGTTTTTGACATCCCAGCCAAGGGTCCCAACATTGTACTGAGTGAAGAGCTGGCTGGGCACCAGACACCGGTCACAGACATTGCCACCGAGCCTGCCCAGGGACAG GACTGCGTGGCTGACATGGTGACAGCAGATGACTCAGGCTTGCTGTGTGTCTGGCAGTCAGGGCCCGAATTCAAATTATTGACCCGAATTCCAGGATTCGG GGTCCCGTGCCCTTCTGTGCAGCTGTGGCAGGGGACCATAGCAGCAGGCTATGGGAACGGGCAAGTGCGTCTGTATGAAGCCAGTACAGGAACTCTACATGTCCAGATCGACGCCCACGCCCGGGCCATCTGTGCCCTGGATCTGGCTCCTGAGGTGGGCAAg CTACTCTCTGCGGCTGAGGACACCTTTGTACACATCTGGAAGCTAAGCAGAAGGCCAGAGGGAGGCTACATTGAG GTGGAGCACTGTCATGGAGAGTGTGTACCCGACACCCAGGTGTGTGGTGCCCGATTCTGTGATCCTTCAGGCAGCTCCTTTGCTGTGACTGGCTATGACCTCGCTGAGATCCTGAGATTCAGCAGCATGTGA
- the WDR54 gene encoding WD repeat-containing protein 54 isoform X1 yields the protein MFRRERSIPLRGSAAALCNNLSVLQLPVRSLTHFGVVHGPSAQLLSAAPEGVPLAQRQLQAKEGAGVSPPLITQVHWCVLPFRVLLVLTSHRGIQMYESDGSVMVYWHALDAGDASLVQAVFARGIAASGHFICVGMWSGRVLVFDIPAKGPNIVLSEELAGHQTPVTDIATEPAQGQLDCKPLENRDCVADMVTADDSGLLCVWQSGPEFKLLTRIPGFGVPCPSVQLWQGTIAAGYGNGQVRLYEASTGTLHVQIDAHARAICALDLAPEVGKLLSAAEDTFVHIWKLSRRPEGGYIEVEHCHGECVPDTQVCGARFCDPSGSSFAVTGYDLAEILRFSSM from the exons ATGTTCCGCCGGGAGCGCTCCATCCCCCTTCGAGGCTCAGCCGCCGCCCTGTGCAACAACCTCAGTGTGCTGCAGCTGCCCGTCCGCAGCCTCACACATTTTGGAGTAGTCCATGGACCCAGCGCCCAGCTTCTCAGCGCTGCTCCTGAGGGTGTGCCCTTGGCCCAGCGCCAACTCCAAGCTAAGGAGGGCGCTGGAGTAAGCCCCCCACTTATCACCCAG GTCCACTGGTGTGTCCTCCCTTTCCGAGTATTGCTGGTACTCACCTCACATCGAGGAATACAA ATGTATGAGTCTGATGGCTCCGTCATGGTCTATTGGCATGCACTGGATGCTGGCGATGCCTCTCTAG TGCAGGCTGTGTTTGCCCGAGGGATTGCTGCCAGTGGCCACTTCATCTGTGTGG GAATGTGGTCGGGCCGGGTACTGGTTTTTGACATCCCAGCCAAGGGTCCCAACATTGTACTGAGTGAAGAGCTGGCTGGGCACCAGACACCGGTCACAGACATTGCCACCGAGCCTGCCCAGGGACAG TTGGATTGTAAACCTCTTGAAAACAGG GACTGCGTGGCTGACATGGTGACAGCAGATGACTCAGGCTTGCTGTGTGTCTGGCAGTCAGGGCCCGAATTCAAATTATTGACCCGAATTCCAGGATTCGG GGTCCCGTGCCCTTCTGTGCAGCTGTGGCAGGGGACCATAGCAGCAGGCTATGGGAACGGGCAAGTGCGTCTGTATGAAGCCAGTACAGGAACTCTACATGTCCAGATCGACGCCCACGCCCGGGCCATCTGTGCCCTGGATCTGGCTCCTGAGGTGGGCAAg CTACTCTCTGCGGCTGAGGACACCTTTGTACACATCTGGAAGCTAAGCAGAAGGCCAGAGGGAGGCTACATTGAG GTGGAGCACTGTCATGGAGAGTGTGTACCCGACACCCAGGTGTGTGGTGCCCGATTCTGTGATCCTTCAGGCAGCTCCTTTGCTGTGACTGGCTATGACCTCGCTGAGATCCTGAGATTCAGCAGCATGTGA
- the WDR54 gene encoding WD repeat-containing protein 54 isoform X3, with translation MFRRERSIPLRGSAAALCNNLSVLQLPVRSLTHFGVVHGPSAQLLSAAPEGVPLAQRQLQAKEGAGVSPPLITQMYESDGSVMVYWHALDAGDASLVQAVFARGIAASGHFICVGMWSGRVLVFDIPAKGPNIVLSEELAGHQTPVTDIATEPAQGQDCVADMVTADDSGLLCVWQSGPEFKLLTRIPGFGVPCPSVQLWQGTIAAGYGNGQVRLYEASTGTLHVQIDAHARAICALDLAPEVGKLLSAAEDTFVHIWKLSRRPEGGYIEVEHCHGECVPDTQVCGARFCDPSGSSFAVTGYDLAEILRFSSM, from the exons ATGTTCCGCCGGGAGCGCTCCATCCCCCTTCGAGGCTCAGCCGCCGCCCTGTGCAACAACCTCAGTGTGCTGCAGCTGCCCGTCCGCAGCCTCACACATTTTGGAGTAGTCCATGGACCCAGCGCCCAGCTTCTCAGCGCTGCTCCTGAGGGTGTGCCCTTGGCCCAGCGCCAACTCCAAGCTAAGGAGGGCGCTGGAGTAAGCCCCCCACTTATCACCCAG ATGTATGAGTCTGATGGCTCCGTCATGGTCTATTGGCATGCACTGGATGCTGGCGATGCCTCTCTAG TGCAGGCTGTGTTTGCCCGAGGGATTGCTGCCAGTGGCCACTTCATCTGTGTGG GAATGTGGTCGGGCCGGGTACTGGTTTTTGACATCCCAGCCAAGGGTCCCAACATTGTACTGAGTGAAGAGCTGGCTGGGCACCAGACACCGGTCACAGACATTGCCACCGAGCCTGCCCAGGGACAG GACTGCGTGGCTGACATGGTGACAGCAGATGACTCAGGCTTGCTGTGTGTCTGGCAGTCAGGGCCCGAATTCAAATTATTGACCCGAATTCCAGGATTCGG GGTCCCGTGCCCTTCTGTGCAGCTGTGGCAGGGGACCATAGCAGCAGGCTATGGGAACGGGCAAGTGCGTCTGTATGAAGCCAGTACAGGAACTCTACATGTCCAGATCGACGCCCACGCCCGGGCCATCTGTGCCCTGGATCTGGCTCCTGAGGTGGGCAAg CTACTCTCTGCGGCTGAGGACACCTTTGTACACATCTGGAAGCTAAGCAGAAGGCCAGAGGGAGGCTACATTGAG GTGGAGCACTGTCATGGAGAGTGTGTACCCGACACCCAGGTGTGTGGTGCCCGATTCTGTGATCCTTCAGGCAGCTCCTTTGCTGTGACTGGCTATGACCTCGCTGAGATCCTGAGATTCAGCAGCATGTGA
- the RTKN gene encoding LOW QUALITY PROTEIN: rhotekin (The sequence of the model RefSeq protein was modified relative to this genomic sequence to represent the inferred CDS: inserted 1 base in 1 codon) has translation MFSRNHRSRVTVARGSALEMEFKRGRFRLSLFCDPPEDTELQRKLDHEIRMREGACKLLAACSQREQALEATKSLLVCNSRILSYMGRAAARKEXQVLRKTGRRPSDSGPPAERSPCRGQVCISDLRIPLMWKDTEYFKNKGDLHRWAVFLLLQIGEHIQDTEMILVDRTLTDISFQNNVLFAEAGPDFELRLELYGACVEEEGALAGAPKRLATKLSSSLGRSSGRRVRASLETAGGSGSSPILLPTPAVGGPRYHLLAHTTLTLAAVQDGFRTHDLTLASHEENPAWLPLYGSVCCRLVAQPFCMTQPTASGILRVQQTGELQDWVRVHGVLKGTNLFCYRQPEDTDTGEEPLFTIAINKETRVRAGELDQAVGRPFTLSISNQYAEDEVTHTLQAESRGALQSWMEALWQLFFDMSQWKQCCDEIMNIETPAPRKPPQVLAKQGSLYHEMAIEPLDDIAAVTDILAQREGTRLETPPPWLAVFTDQPALPGPCSPASVAPTPAQTHSLPWGRPRTFSLDAVPPDHSPGASHAVAPLPPKRSPQSRGLCSKGPPDTWLQSTV, from the exons GACACAGAGTTGCAAAGAAAGCTAGACCATGAGATCCGGATGAGGGAAGGTGCCTGCAAGCTGCTGGCGGCCTGCTCCCAGCGAGAGCAGGCTCTGGAAGCCACCAAGAGCCTGCTAGTGTGCAACAGCCGCATCCTTAGCTACATGGGGCGAGCTGCAGCGCGCAAGG CGCAGGTGCTGAGGAAGACAGGCCGGCG GCCTTCTGACAGTGGGCCGCCCGCTGAGCGCTCCCCCTGCCGTGGCCAGGTCTGCATTTCTG ATCTCCGGATTCCACTCATGTGGAAGGACACAGAATATTTCAAGAACAAAGGCG ACCTGCACCGTTGGGCTGTGTTCTTGCTGCTGCAGATAGGGGAACACATTCAGGACACGGAGATGATCCTGGTGGACAGGACCCTCACGGACATCTCCTTTCAGAACAACGTGCTCTT TGCCGAGGCAGGGCCAGACTTTGAACTGCGGCTGGAGCTGTATGGGGCCTGCGTGGAAGAGGAGGGGGCCCTGGCTGGAGCCCCCAAGAGGCTTGCCACCAAACTCAGCAGCTCGCTGGGCCGCTCCTCGGGGAGGCGTGTGCGGGCATCGCTGGAGACAGCTGGGGGCTCAGGGAGCAGTCCCATCTTGCTCCCCACCCCGGCTGTTGG CGGTCCTCGTTACCACCTCTTGGCTCACACCACACTCACCCTGGCAGCAGTGCAAGACGGGTTCCGCACACACGACCTGACCCTCGCCAGTCAtg aggAGAACCCCGCCTGGCTGCCCCTTTATGGTAGCGTGTGTTGCCGTCTGGTGGCTCAGCCTTTCTGCATGACTCAGCCTACTGCAAGTGGTATCCTCAGGGTGCAG CAAACTGGGGAGCTGCAGGACTGGGTGCGAGTGCATGGAGTCTTGAAAGGCACAAACCTCTTCTGTTACCGGCAACCTGAAGACACGGACACTGGGGAGGAGCCGCTGTTTACTATTGCGATCAACAAG GAGACTCGAGTCCGGGCAGGGGAGCTGGACCAGGCAGTGGGCCGGCCCTTCACCCTGAGCATCAGTAACCAGTATGCGGAGGATGAGGTGACACACACCCTTCAGGCAGAGAGTCGGGGAGCCCTGCAGAGCTGGATGGAAGCTCTGTGGCAGCTTTTCTTTGACATGA GCCAGTGGAAGCAGTGTTGCGATGAAATAATGAACATTGAAACCCCTGCTCCTCGGAAACCACCCCAAGTACTGGCCAAGCAGGGGTCCTTGTACCATGAGATGG CTATTGAGCCACTGGATGACATCGCAGCGGTGACAGACATCCTGGCCCAGCGGGAGGGCACGAGGCTGGAGACGCCCCCACCCTGGCTAGCAGTGTTTACAGACCAGCCTGCCCTGCCTGGCCCCTGCTCGCCTGCTTCAGTGGCCCCAACCCCAGCCCAGACCCATTCCCTGCCCTGGGGGAGACCCCGAACGTTCTCCCTGGATGCTGTCCCCCCAGACCACTCCCCTGGGGCTTCTCACGCGGTTGCCCCTCTACCCCCGAAGCGGTCCCCACAGTCCAGAGGCCTCTGCAGCAAAGGCCCACCCGACACTTGGCTCCAGTCCACAGTGTGA